GGAGCGATACCGTTACAACGGATGTTGTTGTTCGCATACATAAAGGCCGTGTTTTTTGTTAGGCCAACGACTGCATGTTTAGATGCTGTGTAAGCAGCACCAGCACGTGCACCGTATAATCCACCTGCAGAAATATTATTGACGATCGTACCATGTCCTTGTTCCAAGAATAGATTCACTGCAATACGCATTGTTTTCATTACAGATACTGTATTCACAGAGAAAACCTTCTCCCAGCGTTCGTCTGAAACTTCACCAACAGGCTCCATTCCATCCATGATACCTGCATTATTAACAAGAATATCTAATTTCCCGTAAGCTTGTTTTGTTTCATCGAAAAGACGTTGAACATCTTCATCGGAGGTAACGTTTGTTTGAACAGCAATGGCCTCTGCACCTGTAGCTTTAATTCCTTGTACTACATGTTGAGCCCCTTCTAAGTTTAAGTCTGATACAACGACTTTTGCTCCTTCTTTTGCATAACCTTCTGCAATTGCTTTCCCCATGCCTGACGCAGCACCAGTGACAATTGCTACTTTACCTTTTAATCTCATCTGAAACGGCCCCCTTTGTCTTTTATTGCACAGTTGTTCAATAAAAATTATAATAATATAAAAGAACGCTTACAATGAGCAAAAAAACGATAAATGTTCAATAATTAACACATCGTAAGAAATGTGTTCAATAAGAGGTGAAAAAAATAATGCGTACAGATATGCGTATTGTGAAAACAAAAGAGGCGTTACATAACGCATTGTTAGAATTATTAAACGAAAAAACTTTAGAAGTCATCTCCATCTCGGAAGTTTGTAGAAAAGCAAAAATAAATCGTGGTACATTTTACTTGCATTATAAACAAGTAGAAGATTTATTTGAGGAGTATTTTAAAGAAATTACAGCAGATTTGACACGTTCTTATCAAGAACCTTATCGCTATGTATCAGTATTGAAAACTAGTAAATTAGATCCTTCTACAATTCGGATTTTTCATCATATCGAAAAATATAAAACTTTCTATAGAATTGTTTTTTCCAAAAGGGTTCCTTTAATGTACTATTATTTATTTTTTGAGGAAATAAAGCATTTGTTACTTCAAGATAAAGAGGCTTTGCTTAAAGAAGGAGTGAACCATTCACTTTATTGTTCCTACCAAGCGAATGCGATTATTGGCATCATTATTCAGTGGTATCAAAATGATTTTTCTTATAATACAAGTTATTTAAATGATCAACTTGTTCAATTTTTAAATATAGGAGTAGACGGCTAATTTAAAACAAAGTTGTTTTATGGAATTATTCATTCCGTCTATTTTCATTTCATATATAATTAAAATATCGGATGTTCGATTAACAACTTATATATACTTAGGTAGGTGAAAAATATTAATAGAAACATAGTTTATCATTCTACATTATGTATTTATTGTCTCACATCGCTTGTATATATTATCTTGCTGAACATAGAAAATGGTCGTAATTATTTAGGGTTTACGATGGTTGTTCCGCTTTTAGCTGTTATTTTATATCAGAAATTATATAAGAAACAAAAAATAGTTCATACATTTGGATTTTCACGTCCAAAAATAAAAACACTACTCTTCTC
This genomic interval from Bacillus cereus contains the following:
- a CDS encoding SDR family oxidoreductase codes for the protein MRLKGKVAIVTGAASGMGKAIAEGYAKEGAKVVVSDLNLEGAQHVVQGIKATGAEAIAVQTNVTSDEDVQRLFDETKQAYGKLDILVNNAGIMDGMEPVGEVSDERWEKVFSVNTVSVMKTMRIAVNLFLEQGHGTIVNNISAGGLYGARAGAAYTASKHAVVGLTKNTAFMYANNNIRCNGIAPGAVITNIASTMTNVSEFGASRQALGMAINPRAGQPEEVAQLAIFLGSDEASFVNGQVISVDGGWTSY
- a CDS encoding TetR/AcrR family transcriptional regulator; the protein is MMRTDMRIVKTKEALHNALLELLNEKTLEVISISEVCRKAKINRGTFYLHYKQVEDLFEEYFKEITADLTRSYQEPYRYVSVLKTSKLDPSTIRIFHHIEKYKTFYRIVFSKRVPLMYYYLFFEEIKHLLLQDKEALLKEGVNHSLYCSYQANAIIGIIIQWYQNDFSYNTSYLNDQLVQFLNIGVDG